CGCGAGGTGCCGCTGCGCGACGGCTCGCGGATGTGGGTCAGACCGATCCAGCCCGATGACCGCGAGCGGATCGTGGAGGGGCTCGCCCAGCTGTCCGCCCGGTCCCGCTACCTGCGCTTCCACAGCCAGGTGGACCACCTGACGCAGTCCCAGCTCGACTACCTCGTCGACGTCGACCACGTCGACCACGAGGCCCTGGTGGCCCTCGACCCCGACGCCGAGGGGACGCCCGGGGTGGCGATCGCCCGGTACATCCGCCTGCGCGACGACCCCGACGTCGCCGAGGCCGCGATCACCGTCCTCGACGAGTACCAGGGGCGCGGGATCGGCACGTCGCTGGTCGGCCTGCTCGAGCAGGAGGCCCGCGAGCGGGGCATCGGGACCTTCCGCAACTACGTGCTCGCCGAGAACCAGCCGATGCTCGAGATCTTCCGCCAGCTCGGCGGGCACCTCGAGGTCGAGGGGCCGGGGCTGTACCGCGTCGACCTCCCCATCCCCGACGTCGACGAGGTCCGGCCGGACACCCCGGCCGGTCGTCTGGTCGCGTCCCTCGGGCGCAGCGGGGAGGAGCGCCACGACACCTGGCTCTACCCGATCATGTGGGCGGCCCGCAAGGTCATCGGCGCGGACGCCGGCCCGGCCCCCGATGTGGAGGGGATCGGGCCGGCGCGGCTGCTCAAGGCCCTGAAGCGGGAGCCCGGCGAGCGGGGCCGGTAGGCGAGCCCCCGGTCAGAGCTCGATGACGCTGATCTCGTACTCGCCGTAGCGCTCGCCGAAGGCCTGGGCGACGATCGTGTAGTTCCCGTCGACCGGCAGGGTGATCTCCAGCCGCGAGTCGGGGAAGTCGCCGCCGTCGTCGTCACGACCGATCTCGACGCCGTTCGGGTCCTCGATCGAGACGACGGGGTCGACGGCGTCGTCGAGGCCGCGCATCGAGATGACGATCGTCTGGCCCGCCGTGCCGGCGTAGTCGTAGACGATCTGCGGGGTGGAGGCGCTCAGCACGTCGACGGCGGACAGCACCGACGGGAAGTCGAGGGTGATCTCGAAGGTGCCGGTGGTGCCGGCGAACGACGTCGCCTCGATCCGGTACTCGCCGTCGGCCGGCAGGTTCGCCTGGATGCGGGAGTCGAACGCGTCCGGCAGCCCCGCCGCGTCGTCGTTCTCCGCCACGATCGCGCCGTCGGGTCCGTACAGCACCAGCTTCGGGTCGAGCGCGTCGTCGGTCGCGATCATCGTGATCACGACCTCCTCGCCGGTGACGCCGTCGAAGAAGAAGTCCACCGTGGGTGCGGAGGCCGTGATCTGCCCGGTCGCGACGTCGCCCATCGCCATCCCGTCCCCGCCCGCGGGCGGTGCGGGCGGCACGGCCGGCGGGGCCGGCGGCGGCTCGGGAGCGGTCGCGGTCGCCGTCGGCTCCGGCTCGTCCGTGGGCTCGTCGGTCGGCTCGTCCGTGGGCTCGTCGGTGGGCTCCTCGGTCGGCTCGTCGGTCTCGGTGGCCTCGTCGGTCTCCTCGGTCTCGGTGTCGCTGAGGGCGACGTCGCCGTCGTCGTCGCCGCGCAGCAGGAAGAACGCGCCCGCCGCGCCGGCCAGGATCAGCACGCCGGCGATGATCCCGACGATCAGCGGCGTGTTGGACTTCTTCTCCGGGCCCTGGAAGCCACCGGGTCCGCCGTAGCCCGGGGGTGGACCGCCGCCGTAGCCGGGGGGCTGGCCGCCGCCGTAGCCCGGGGGCGGCGCACCGCCGTAGCCGGGCGGCGGCTGCTGGCCGGGGAACGGCTGCGTCGGGGGGTTCTGCTGGCCGGGGTTGTACCCACCGGGCTGCCCGAACGGCGGGGGAGGCTGGTTCGACACACGACGTCCTTCTGCTGCGGGTTGCGGTCACCGCCGAGGGCGCCACGCCCCCCGATGACCGGGGAGCAGAGTGCCCCACGCCTGCGCAGCGGGCAAGCCAGGTCACCCAGCGTCAGGGAGTTGTCATCCGCCGATCGGGACCGGGCAGGGGCGTCGGCTGGGGTCGTCGTGCCAGGCCAGCTCCTCGAGGTCCTGGCCGGCGCAGGCCTGCTCGAAGCGGGCGAGGTGGGTCTTGACCCGCTCGACGGCGTACTGCGTGGACTGGTCGCGGGCGATCATGAACGGCCAATCGGACGCCTGCAGCATGGTCAGCTGACGCCACGCCGCGTCCCGGGCCGGTCCGTCGGCGAGGGTCGCGAAGCGGTCCTCGGCCGCCCGGATCTCCTGCCAGATCCACCGGGTCTCGTCGGTGACCCACGCCGCGTGCCCCTTGCCCCAGCCCCAGGAGGACTCGGGGAGCCGCAACCTGGCGGCCGGGGGCCGGCGCGCGAGGTGACCCGCGAGGGTGGTCGTGCCCACGGTCGGGTCGTCCGCCAGCCGGCGCAGCACGGCCTCGAGCCACTGCGGGCCCTCGTACCACCAGTGACCGAACAGCTCGGTGTCGTAGGCGGCCACGACGACGGCGTCGTCGTCCCGCGGGTCGAGGTGGGCGTGGAGCAGCCCGACGAAGTCGTCGGCGTGTGCGGCGACGCGGGCCGCGGCGGCATCCGGCTCGTAGGGCTGCTTGGCGAGGCTCGAGGTGTCGGTCACCCGCCACGACTTGAAGCCGCCCTCGAGGTCGATCGCGTGGAAGTCGCGGTACCACACGTCCGCCGGGTACCCGCCGTGGGGGTTCCACACCGCGTACGACACCGCGAGGTTCCGCCCGAACGCCGCGACGTCGGAGTCGGCGATCCACACCGGCCGGTCGAGCACGTCGAGGGGATCGCCGACCGCGTGGAGGTCCCGGGCCGTCCGCGCCCACTCGCGGTCGGCCGCGCCGGCCGGACGGGCGAGGGTCGGCCCGTCGAGGACCAGGTGGTCGACACCCGCTTCGGCCCAGAACGCCTCGAGCCCGGGCAGGTCGACCGCCGAGGGGACGAGCAGCGGCGTGCCGTCCGGCCGCACGTCGTGGGGCGGGGCGGTCGGGTCGCCGACCGGACCGGCCGGCCGGTAGCCGCACTCGGGAGCCCACACGCCCGTGGGTCGCCGCCCGGTCAGGGCCTCCCCCACGTCGAGGCCGGCGCTGATCTGCCCGCGGATCAGCGAGGGGTCCGCCATCAGCGGCAGGTACGGGTGGGTCGCCGGGCCGCCGAGGAGCTCGATGACGCCGGCGTCGGCGAGCCGGGCGAACGGCGCCACCAGCCCCTCGCCGAGGAGCCCGTCCTCGAGCTGGGTGAGGAGCCGGGCCTGGCGCTGTGCGTGGTGCCGCCAGACCGGCCCGAGCACGGCCTTGTCCGACGCCGGGGCCGCGGACATGGTCCACTGCAGGTCGAGGACGCGCCGGCCCAGCCAGGAGTGGAACTCCGCGAGCAGGTACGGGTCGGCCATCTGCTCGGCCAGGACGGGCGTGAACCCGATCGTCATCACGTCGGTCAGGCCGTCGGCGGCCAGGCGCTCGAGGGTGTCGAGGAGCGGCAGGTAGGACTCCGACCAGGACTGGAACAGCCACTCCTCCCCGACCGGGAAGACCCCGTTGCGCCGGAACCACGGCAGGTGGCTGTGGAGGACGAACGCGACCGACCCGCCCCCTCCCCCGCTCACGTCCCGTCACCCCGCCGGGCGATGACGAGGAGGTCCAGGCAGTCGTCGACCTCCGGTGCCTCGGGCGGCGTGTCGACCCAGCGGAAGTCCGCCGGGGTGGTGCGGCGGACCGCGGCGTGCAGCCACGGCTCCCAGGACTCGGGTGGGCTCAGGACGAGGTCGGTGAACCGCGCGCCCGTGGCCCGCTCGACGGCCCGGATGCGGGGTCCGTGGTACAGCCCGAGGACCCGCGTGACGTCGAAGGACCCCACGTCGCGGAGCCGGGCGACCAGCTCGTCGGCGGTGAACTCCTCGACGTGGAAGATGTTGGTCGGCTCGTGGCTGTGCGGGGTGAACGTGAGGCGGTTGGGCGTGGCGACGCACAGCTCGCCACCGGGTCGCAGCAGCCGGCGGGACTCGGCGAGGAAGCGCGGGACGTCGGGGAGGTGCTCGATGACCTGGAGGTTGACGACCACGTCGGCGCGGCCCGGCTCCAGGCCGGTGTCGCAGATGTCGGCCTGCACGAACCTCCGGGACGGGTAGGCGCGGCGGGCGTGGGCGACGACGTCGGCGACCAGCTCCACGCCGACGACGTCCGCGGCGGTCCGGCCCAGCAGGTCGGTCCCGTACCCCTCGCCGGCGCCGGCGTCCACCACCACGCGGCCCCGGTAGCGGGCGGCGGCGAGCTCGTAGGCGACGACGTGGCGCTGGAACCAGTAGTTCTCGACCGCGACGCCCGGCACGGTCCGCTCGCCGGTGAGGGGCAGGGTCGAGACGGTCTGGGTCTCGGCGGTGGGGGTCGCGGACATGGCGGACGAGGGTACCTCCGGGTGCGTCGCGCCCTGCCCGGGTACACCAGCGGGGACATGGCCGACGTCGACCGCGGGCGCGAGCCCACCATGATCGATCCGCTGCGCGCGGACACCGCGCGGGTGCCGCTGCGCCCGGCCGGGCGCGAGGCCAGCCGGGACGTCATCGCCGGCCGGTACGCGCTGGGCGAGCGGATCGGCCGCGGCGGCATGGGGGAGGTGTGGCGCGCCCACGACCGGACGCTCCAGCGGGACGTCGCGGTCAAGCTGCTCCACGACCACCTCGCCGACGACGCCGACGCCCGCGAGCGGTTCGCGGCCGAGGCGACCCGGTCCGCCCGCCTGACCCACCCGCGCGTCGTCCGGATCCTCGACGCCGGGGAGGACGGCGACGACGCCTTCCTGGTGATGGAGCTGATCGACGGCGCCTCCCTCGACGAGGTGATCGGCGCGCCGCTCGGCTCCGACGTGGTCCGCCAGCTCGGCATCGACCTCGCCGAGGCGCTGGCCGCCGCCCACGCCGCCGGGATCGTCCACCGGGACGTCAAGCCGTCGAACGTGCTGCTCGCCGCCGACGGGGCCAGGCTCAGCGACTTCGGGGTCGCCCGCGCGGTGGACGAGACCTCCCGGACGGCCCCCGGCCAGCTGCTCGGGACCGCGGCCTACCTCTCGCCGGAGCAGGCGCAGGGCGGTGACGCGTCCCCGGCCAGCGACGTGTACGCGCTCGGCTGCGTGCTCTACGAGGCGGCGACCGGCCGTCGCCGCTACGACGTGGAGGGGCCGCTGCAGGTCGCGCTGGCGCGCGTGGGCGCCGACACCCCGGTGGATGACCTGACCCCGCACGTGGACGTCGACCTCGCCCGGGCGATCGTCGCGCTGCTGCACCCCGACCCGACGGTGCGGCCCGCCGACGGCGCGGCGGCCGCGGCCCTGCTGGACGCCGGGGGCGGACCGGCTGCTCGCCAGCCCGCGCCGGTGGCCGGGTCGTCGGTGGCTGGGGCGCCTGCGCCGGCGCCTCGCCCGGTGCCGCCCGCGGGGGAGGGCGACGACGACCCCACCCTGGCCCCGCGTGGTGGGGCGCCTGCGGGGGTCGCTGAACGGCCGGGCGGCAGGCGGGCGTGGTGGGTGCTGGCACTGCTCGGGGTGGTCGCGGCGGTCGTCATCGGCCTGGCGGCCCTCGAGGGTGCCGACGACACCGGGGGCGCGGGTGCGCCGGCGGTGGGCGATGCGGCACCCGCCGCGCCGGTGACCGCCCAGCTGACGTCCTTCGACCCGGCCGGAGGGGGTGCGGAGCACGAGGACGAGGTCCCGCTGCTGACCGACGGCGACCCCGCCACCGCCTGGACGACCGAGGGGTACGACACCGCCGCGTTCGGGAACCTCAAGCCCGGGGTGGGCATCCTCGTCGACCTCGGCCAGCCCGTCGCCGTCGCCGAGGTCCGCCTGGACGGGATGGCGGCCGGCCAGGACCTCCAGCTCCGCACCGCCGAGTCCCGGCCGACGGGCATCGACGCCACGACCGAGGTGGCGGCGGTCACCGACGCGGGTGCGGCCGCGTCCCTCACCCCGCCGGAGCCGATCACGACCCGGTGGCTGGTGGTGTGGCTGACCGGGGAGCTGCCCGCCGGCGACGGCCGCTTCCGCGGGCAGGTCGGCGAGCTCGAGGTCGTCCCGGGCTGAGCGGGCCCCTCAGCGGTAGCGGTCGACCGCCGCCTGGGTGCGGGCGACGTAGCTGCCGCCGAACCGGATCGCGTGGACCGCCAGTGGAGGGATCTGGTGCAGCGCGACCCGGTCCCGCCAGCCGTCGGCCAGCGGGTGCACCTCGTCGTAGGCCGCCCAGCAGACCGCGTCGAACCCGCCGAACAGGGCCATCATCGCCAGGTCGGCCTCACGGTGGCCGCCGTGGGCCTGCGGATCGATCAGCCAGCTCGCCCCGGTCGCGTCGACCACCCGGTTGCCGGCCCACAGGTCGCCGTGCAGCCGGGCAGGCGGCTCCACGGGCACGTCGAGCCGATCGACGGCGTCCGCCAGGTCCTCGAGACCGCGCACGAGTGCGTCCGGCAGCGCGCCGCGGTCGCGGCCGCTGCGGGCGAGGGGGCGCAGCCGCCGCTCTGCGAAGAAGGCCGCCCAGGTCCCACAGGGGTCGTTCGGCACGGCCAACGACCCGGTCGTGCGGCCGTCGGTGCGGCCGAAGGTGTCCGCGCCGACGGCGTGGAGGGTTGCCAACCCCCGTCCGAACGCCGCCTCGTCCGCCCGGGTCCGTCCGCCCTCGTCGACCCACTCGAGCACCAGGTGGGCGGGCGTCGCGTCGTCGGCGGCGAGGACCGCCGGCACCGGGAGCGCCCGCGCGTCGGCCAGCCAGCGGAGGTCGGACGCCTCGGTCGTGAACATGCCGGGCGGCGGGTCGGCGAGGGTCTTCGCGAACGCCGTCCGCCCGTCGGCCAGGTCGAGCGCCCACGCCTCGGCCACGTCGCCGCCCGCGATGCGCCGCCCACCGCGAACCTCGACGCCGAGGCGGGCGTCCAGGCCGGCGCGGGTCCACCAGCCGGTCATCGACCGGTGGTCCGCGTCGATCCCACCGGCGCGTGCAGCACATCGCCCACGGTAGTCGGGTCGTCTGCGCCGGCTGCCTCCTAGAAGCCCAGCGACCAGCTGGCGATCGTGCCGGTGTCCTGGCGGTACACGTCGGCGACGCGGAGGGTCCAGGTGCCCGCCGCCGCGACCGATGACGCGTCGACGGTCCAGGTCTGCACCACGTCGTCGGCGCTGTCGCCGGCGCTCGGCGCCTTCAGCTCGACCGAGGCGCCGCCGGGGGCGATCAGGGTGATGCGCAGGTCGCCGCGATAGGTGTGGGCGATGTCGACCGACACCTCGAGGTCCGCGGGCGCGGTGCCCGCGCGGTCCACCTGCAGCGGCGCGTCGACGCTGCCGGCGTCGGGGATCGCGAGCGGGCCGGTGAACGTCACGACGTCGCCGCTGCCGCCGTCGTCCCCGCCGCCGTCGCCCCCGCCGCCGGACAGGCCGAGCGCGCCCGGGGCGTCGAGGATGCCCGCCCCGCAGCCGCTGCAGGATGCCGGGAACGCCCGGGCGCTGCTCACGAGCGCGTCGGACACCTCGGCCGGGGTGATCGCCGGGTCGTCGGCGTACAGCAGGGCCGCGACGCCCGCGACGTGCGGGGTGGCCATCGACGTGCCGTTGTACTGGGCGTACCCGGGGCCCGCCGGCGAGGTCGCGCCGACGTCGACGGTGGACAGGACCCCGCCGCCGGCGCCGCCGCCGGGTGCCGCCAGCTCGACGACGCTCCCGTGGTTCGCGTAGGAGGCCCGACCCCCGTCCCGGTTCGTCGCCGCGACCGTCACCACGCCGTCGCAGTTCGCCGGCGTCGCACCGGAGGCGTCGGTCGAGGAGTTCCCGGCCGCGACGACCACGGTGGCGCCGGCGGCCCGCGCGGCGTCGATCGCCGACTGGTAGGTGGCCGGGCACGAGCCGGACCCGCCGAGGCTGAGGTTCAGGACATCCGCCGGGTTCGGGTTGGCCGGGACGCCGGACACCGAGCCGCCGGCGGCCCAGGTGATCGCCGCGGCGATGTCGGAGTCGTAGCCGCCGCAGCGCCCGAGGACCCGGGCCACGACCACGTCCGCATCGGGGGCGACGCCGAGGCCGCCCTCGCCGTTGCCGCTGATCGCGGCGCCCGTGCCGGCCACGTGGCTGCCGTGCCAGGAGGAGTCGCGGGCGGAGCTGAGGAACCCGCACTCGCCGGCGGCGCTCCAGTCGCCCGGGTCGGCGTAGTCGGCGTCACGTCCGCCGCCATCGCGGGAGACGAAGGAGTCCGAGATGAAGTCGTATCCGCCGACCACCTGCGCGTCGAGGTCGGGGTGGCTGACGATGCCGGTGTCGATCACCGCGACCGTCGCGCCGGCGCCGGTCGAGGTGCCGTGGGCCGTCGACAGCCCGATCCCGCCGGTCGGCTCGGAGTAGTGCCACTGCTGCCCGGCGAGCGGGTCGGTCTGGGCGATCGTGCGCAGGTGGTCCTCCTCGACGCGCAGGACCCCGTCGGCAGCGGCGAGCTCTGCCTCGAACGCGGCCTTCTCGTCGTCGTCGAGCTGGCGGTCGAGGGTGATCACCGCGGCGTCGCCGACGGTCCGGCCGACCAGCGTCGCCTCGGCGTCCACCGACGCGGCGGCCTGGTCCGCCTGGGCGTCGGCCGCGCCGCTGCTCGACTGCTGGCTGGCCTTCGGGGCGTAGGTCACGACGTAGCGGGTCGGCAGTTCGGGCACGCGCTCGGGCTGGTCCGGCGACGGCTCGAAGGTCCGGCCCCCGGGGGCCGGCTCGTCCGAGCCGCCGTCGTCCTGGCCGGCGGCCGGGACGGCGGTCAGCGCGAGCAGCGCGGCGAGCAGGATCGGCAGCGCACGGCGCTGCCCCGGCAGGTGGGTCCGGGTCTGTCCCCTTCCGGCGCGGGGGCCGCCCGGAGCTGGCTGTGCGGCGCGCTCGCGCGGTGCGCCTCGACCCCGTACGACCCCACGTCCCCCGTGGTGTTCGCGGCGAGCGACACCGACGCTACGGAGCGCGACGCGACCGGCTCAAGGGGCGCGACGTGCCGACCTGACCACCCCGCCCCCGGTTGACTCGCGGGGTGTCGTGGACTAGTGCGCGCGAGGGACCTCGATTTCTGGCAGTGGTTCGAGGGCTGTTACCGTTGGGTAACCAGCCTCTCGCCGGATCACACCGGCTCGCTCTCCCTCCACCCCCCGACAGCGAGGTCAGCCACAGTGCGAATCATCTGCCCTGTCAAGCGCGTGCCGGACACGGCCGCTGAGAAGAAGGTCCACGACGACCTGACCGTCGACCGCGACTCGGTCGAGGCGATCCTCAACGCCAACGACGAGTGGTCCATCGAAGAGGCCATGCGGATCAAGGAGTCCCGCGACGGCGTCGAGGTCATCGCCCTGTGCATGGGCCCCGACTCCGCCCAGCAGACCGTCCGCAAGGCCCTGTCCTACGGCCTCGACGGCGCCATCCAGATCACCGACGAGGCGCTGGCCGGCTCCGACGCGACCGTGACCGCGAAGGTGCTCGCGGCGGCGCTCGAGGGTGAGGAGTGGGACCTCATCATCATGGGGAACCAGTCCTCGGACGCCCGGTCGATGCTGGTCCCCGCGATGCTGGCGGAGTACCTCGACGTCCCGGCGCTGACCTACGCGAAGCGCCTCGAGGTGTCCGAGGACGGCAGCGTCGAGGCGGACCGCGAGACCTCCGGCGGCCACGAGACGGTCCAGTCGACCCTCCCCGCGGTCGTCAGCGTGGTCGAGGCGATCAACGAGCCGCGCTACCCCTCCTTCACGGGGATCATGGCGGCGAAGAAGAAGCCGCTCGAGACCAAGGACCTGGCCGCGATCGGCCTGTCCGCGGACCAGGTGGGCCACGCCGGCTCGGCGACCACCATCCTCGAGGCCACCCCCAAGCCGCCCAAGCAGGCCGGTGACAAGGTCGAGGACGACGGGTCGGGTCAGGTCGGCGCCAAGGCGCTGGTGGACTTCCTCGTCCAGAAGAAGTTCATCTAGGCGCGCTCGCGACGGACCGAGAAGGGACACACCACATGACTGACATCCTCGTCCTCGTCGAGCACGACGAGGGGACCCCGAAGAAGATCTCCAACCAGATCCTCACCGCCGCCAAGACGATCGGCGACGGCCAGGTCGTCGCCGCCATCTTCGGCCCCGGCGCCGCCGGTGCGGCCGACAAGGTCGGCGAGTACGGCGCCTCCACGGCCTACGTCTGGGAGGGCAGCGAGGTCACCGAGTACGCCACCGAGCCGCAGGTCGCCGCGCTCGCCGCCGCGATCGAGGCGTCCGGCGCCCAGGCGGTGCTGTACGCCTCCGACCCGTTCGTCACCGACATCGTGGCCCGCACCGCCATCCGCGTCGGCGGCGGGGTCGTGGCGGACGCGGTCGACCTCGAGCTCGACGGCGACCGGGTCGTCGCCACCAAGGCGATCTTCGGCGGTGACATGAACAGCCGCTGCCAGGTCGACGGCGACCGCACCCAGTTCGTCGGCGTGAAGCCGAACAGCTTCCAGGCCGAGCCCTCCGGCGGCGGCGCCGCCGAGGTCGTGCAGCTCGACGTGACGCTGCCCGAGTCGGCCACCCGCGCGAAGATCACCGGTCGTGAGGAGGCCGGCAGCTCCGGTCGTCCCGAGATGACCGAGGCCGCCATCATCGTCTCCGGCGGCCGCGGTCTGGGCGACGCCGACGGCTTCGACCTGATCGGCCAGCTCGCCGACGCCCTCGGCGGCGCGGTCGGCGCGTCCCGCGCGGCGACGGACGCCGGCTGGATCGCCCACAGCCACCAGATCGGCCAGACCGGCAAGACGGTCTCGCCGCAGCTGTACCTGGCCAACGGGATCTCCGGCGCCATCCAGCACCGCGCCGGGATGCAGACGTCCCAGACCATCGCGGTCATCAACAAGGACCCGGAGGCCCCGATCTTCTCCATCGCCGACATCGGCATCGTGGGCGATCTCTACAAGGTCATCCCGCCGCTGATCGAGGAGATCAACAAGCGCAAGGACTGACCGAGGCCCGCTAGGATCTGCGTCGACGCCCCCCGTGACCCACTCACGGGGGGCGTCCTCGTGCCCGGGGAGGGGTGGGGGCTGGGGACGGCGCGGTCCTCGCCCGGTGGATGGACTCGACACCGTCCGGGGTCCCCCAGTGAATGGATTCGACATCCTCGGAGGGGGAGGGGTGGGTCTGGTGAGGCCTGGGTGCACCGACGTGGTGGCAGATGCCGGGAGTGGGGCACCGGTCCACGTCGTAGATGTCGATTCCATCCAGCCAATGTCGGGGGGAGGGGTGGGGGGCTGCGCGGCCCGTAGGATCGCCGGTCGATGGCGACGACCCCGTGGTTCAGGCGACGGCCCAAGGAGCTCGAGCGCGAGCAGGCCCGGGTCCTGCGCGAGTGGCTGCGCGGCGAGGTGCTGCCGTTCAACCGGTTCTGGGCCGCCCGGTTGCGCGGTGTGGAGAAGGCGGTCAGCCACGTCGGGGCCCTCGACGTCGTCCCCGTCGCCGACGAGGCGGACCTCGCCGGGGTCGGCGGGCCCGGCAACCCCGGGCTGGTCCTCAGCCCGACCGAGGACCAGTTCAAGCGGCACGCCCGCCGCGGTGACCTGCTCGACGCCGCCCGCCGGGCCGGCGGGTCCGGTGCCACCGGCCGCCGCCAGGCCCTCTGGTACCGCTACAAGCCCGTCCACGTCCACGAGGCCGGTGTCGAGCGGCTGCTGGCGATCGCGTACACCAGGGCCGACCTCGACCTCCTCCACCTCGGCGGGGCCCGGCTGGCGGAGGTGATGGGCTGGGGCGCCGAGGACGCCCTCGTGAACCTGGTCCCCGCCGGCCCGTCGGTGCGGTTCTGGGGGCTGTACCACGCCGCGCTCGCGACCCGGATGACCGCCCTGCACCCCCGCGGGGCGGGGCAGCCGGCACTCGCCGCCGCGCGACGGGGCTTCGCCCTGCTGCCCGCCTCGATCCTCGCCGCGCCGGTCGGTGAGCTCGAGGCGGTCCTCGGCGAGCTCGCCGACGCCGGCGTGACCAGCCCCAACCTGCGGATGGTCGCCCCGGTCGGACCCCCTCCCTCCCCGGAGACCCGGGTCCGCCTCGTCGAGCTGGCCGAGCGGATCGCCGGACGCCCGGTCCAGGTGCAGGCGATCTGGGCGCCGGAGACGTCCCGGGTGCTCTACGGCGAGGCGCCCGCCGCGGCCGACGACCCGCCGGAGGCCACCTACGGTCTGTTGACCTACCCCGACCTCGAGCTGCTGCAGGTCCGACGGCCGGGCATCGCGACCACCGACCGCGAGGGAGGGGAGGGTGAGCTCGTCGTCACCTCCCTCGGCTGGCGGGGCACCGCGCTGATCCGGCTGGCCACCGGTGCCTGGGTCGGGGGGATCGAGTCGCGGACCGTCCACCCCGTCACCGGCGCCACCGTCCCCCGCATCGCGCCCCAGGTCGCCGACGCCGCCTGGCAGCCGCGGGTCCGGACGGCCGTCGGGACGGTGCGGGTCGACCTCCGCGGCGCCGACCGCGTCGTGGCCGACGGCACCGCGACGATCCCGGTGCGCGACTGGTCCCTCCGCGTCGTGGACGAGGTCCTGGTGCTGGCCCTCGACGTCGAGCGGCCCCCGGACGACGGCACCGTCCGCGCGCTGGCCACCCGGGTCGGGGAGGCCGTCGGCGCGATCCCCGACGTCCGGCTCGACCCCGCCCTCGCCGCCGCGCGGCCGCAGGTCGGCGACGCCGGTCCCGGGTGAACCGAACGCGGTTCGGCCGGTGCGACCCGCGCCGTTAGGCGACGGCGTCGGGTGGGAATGGACCGCCCATGAGCCACCAGCGCGACGACCGTGTGACCGGCGACGAGAAGAGCCCGCGCAACCTGTTCACGCACGGGCGCAGCGGCGAGGACCTCCACCGCGCCCCGGCCGCGGCGGACGCCGCGGACGCGCGGGAGTCCGCCGGACCGGACGTCGCCGACGTCGAACCCGGTGACGACCAGGCCGAGGAGGCGCCGTCGGAGACCGCTGAGCGCGGGGAGGGCGGCTGATGGGGCTGAGCGACGACCTCGACGTCTTCGTCTCCGACGCGATGCGCGGGCTCGCGATGTCCGACGACGAGTGCCGCCTGCTGAACACCCCCTTCCGGGAGGTGTCCTTCGAGGTGCCCCTGCGCCGCGACGACGGGTCCCTGCACGTCTTCCGCGGGTACCGCGTCCAGCACGACCGGGCCCGCGGGCCGTTCAAGGGCGGGATGCGCTTCCACCCCGGCGTGGACCTCGACCACTTCCGCGCGTTCGCGACGCTGATGACCTACAAGACCGCGCTGGTCGACGTCCCCTTCGGCGGCGCGAAGGGCGGGGTGGCCTGCGACCCGACGTCGCTCAGCGC
Above is a genomic segment from Euzebya sp. containing:
- a CDS encoding class I SAM-dependent methyltransferase, which gives rise to MSATPTAETQTVSTLPLTGERTVPGVAVENYWFQRHVVAYELAAARYRGRVVVDAGAGEGYGTDLLGRTAADVVGVELVADVVAHARRAYPSRRFVQADICDTGLEPGRADVVVNLQVIEHLPDVPRFLAESRRLLRPGGELCVATPNRLTFTPHSHEPTNIFHVEEFTADELVARLRDVGSFDVTRVLGLYHGPRIRAVERATGARFTDLVLSPPESWEPWLHAAVRRTTPADFRWVDTPPEAPEVDDCLDLLVIARRGDGT
- a CDS encoding fructosamine kinase family protein, with protein sequence MTGWWTRAGLDARLGVEVRGGRRIAGGDVAEAWALDLADGRTAFAKTLADPPPGMFTTEASDLRWLADARALPVPAVLAADDATPAHLVLEWVDEGGRTRADEAAFGRGLATLHAVGADTFGRTDGRTTGSLAVPNDPCGTWAAFFAERRLRPLARSGRDRGALPDALVRGLEDLADAVDRLDVPVEPPARLHGDLWAGNRVVDATGASWLIDPQAHGGHREADLAMMALFGGFDAVCWAAYDEVHPLADGWRDRVALHQIPPLAVHAIRFGGSYVARTQAAVDRYR
- a CDS encoding serine/threonine-protein kinase; translated protein: MRRALPGYTSGDMADVDRGREPTMIDPLRADTARVPLRPAGREASRDVIAGRYALGERIGRGGMGEVWRAHDRTLQRDVAVKLLHDHLADDADARERFAAEATRSARLTHPRVVRILDAGEDGDDAFLVMELIDGASLDEVIGAPLGSDVVRQLGIDLAEALAAAHAAGIVHRDVKPSNVLLAADGARLSDFGVARAVDETSRTAPGQLLGTAAYLSPEQAQGGDASPASDVYALGCVLYEAATGRRRYDVEGPLQVALARVGADTPVDDLTPHVDVDLARAIVALLHPDPTVRPADGAAAAALLDAGGGPAARQPAPVAGSSVAGAPAPAPRPVPPAGEGDDDPTLAPRGGAPAGVAERPGGRRAWWVLALLGVVAAVVIGLAALEGADDTGGAGAPAVGDAAPAAPVTAQLTSFDPAGGGAEHEDEVPLLTDGDPATAWTTEGYDTAAFGNLKPGVGILVDLGQPVAVAEVRLDGMAAGQDLQLRTAESRPTGIDATTEVAAVTDAGAAASLTPPEPITTRWLVVWLTGELPAGDGRFRGQVGELEVVPG
- a CDS encoding 1,4-alpha-glucan branching protein domain-containing protein, which encodes MSGGGGGSVAFVLHSHLPWFRRNGVFPVGEEWLFQSWSESYLPLLDTLERLAADGLTDVMTIGFTPVLAEQMADPYLLAEFHSWLGRRVLDLQWTMSAAPASDKAVLGPVWRHHAQRQARLLTQLEDGLLGEGLVAPFARLADAGVIELLGGPATHPYLPLMADPSLIRGQISAGLDVGEALTGRRPTGVWAPECGYRPAGPVGDPTAPPHDVRPDGTPLLVPSAVDLPGLEAFWAEAGVDHLVLDGPTLARPAGAADREWARTARDLHAVGDPLDVLDRPVWIADSDVAAFGRNLAVSYAVWNPHGGYPADVWYRDFHAIDLEGGFKSWRVTDTSSLAKQPYEPDAAAARVAAHADDFVGLLHAHLDPRDDDAVVVAAYDTELFGHWWYEGPQWLEAVLRRLADDPTVGTTTLAGHLARRPPAARLRLPESSWGWGKGHAAWVTDETRWIWQEIRAAEDRFATLADGPARDAAWRQLTMLQASDWPFMIARDQSTQYAVERVKTHLARFEQACAGQDLEELAWHDDPSRRPCPVPIGG
- a CDS encoding N-acetyltransferase family protein, whose amino-acid sequence is MDPTEEIDPSPERAAPARRRVRGGRVPDGVREVPLRDGSRMWVRPIQPDDRERIVEGLAQLSARSRYLRFHSQVDHLTQSQLDYLVDVDHVDHEALVALDPDAEGTPGVAIARYIRLRDDPDVAEAAITVLDEYQGRGIGTSLVGLLEQEARERGIGTFRNYVLAENQPMLEIFRQLGGHLEVEGPGLYRVDLPIPDVDEVRPDTPAGRLVASLGRSGEERHDTWLYPIMWAARKVIGADAGPAPDVEGIGPARLLKALKREPGERGR
- a CDS encoding PT domain-containing protein, whose product is MSNQPPPPFGQPGGYNPGQQNPPTQPFPGQQPPPGYGGAPPPGYGGGQPPGYGGGPPPGYGGPGGFQGPEKKSNTPLIVGIIAGVLILAGAAGAFFLLRGDDDGDVALSDTETEETDEATETDEPTEEPTDEPTDEPTDEPTDEPEPTATATAPEPPPAPPAVPPAPPAGGDGMAMGDVATGQITASAPTVDFFFDGVTGEEVVITMIATDDALDPKLVLYGPDGAIVAENDDAAGLPDAFDSRIQANLPADGEYRIEATSFAGTTGTFEITLDFPSVLSAVDVLSASTPQIVYDYAGTAGQTIVISMRGLDDAVDPVVSIEDPNGVEIGRDDDGGDFPDSRLEITLPVDGNYTIVAQAFGERYGEYEISVIEL